In one Cercospora beticola chromosome 1, complete sequence genomic region, the following are encoded:
- a CDS encoding uncharacterized protein (BUSCO:EOG09261UWT), with amino-acid sequence MPDFPSIASPTLTPAGTPLHDDKAGRDQHPAPSDLDLDADFSHHAGAPPPLISPAFTPPHTPFHDGQRHDRLAKSIPHQHNEGQVGDAAPKLLDQIPEVTCEVRARIPTTTGQEMFLHLYHNNVDNKEHMAIVFGPHIRSRSLDAPRPGETERDRMIRGAYTGTLFPGRTHSRLEQIRKDAGVAPLAPGAQPNGSPTPPSESAEQASSDTDPWSYSSYPPNLGPPLVRIHSECYTGETVWSARCDCGEQLDEAARLMSLPAPSGSSTPVDEKHPERLPSSGGVIVYLRQEGRGIGLLAKLQAYNLQDLGHDTMEANILLRHPGDARSYGLATAILLDLGLGGERGIRLLTNNPEKIRAVEGPNREVRVVERVPMIPIAWKTGGKEGIKSPEVEKYISTKIEKFKHMFSS; translated from the coding sequence ATGCCTGATTTCCCATCGATCGCGTCGCCGACGCTGACTCCCGCCGGCACGCCGCTCCACGATGACAAAGCCGGCCGCGATCAACACCCCGCTCCCTCTGACTTGGACTTGGACGCTGATTTCTCCCATCATGCCGGagcaccgccgccgctgaTCAGTCCAGCCTTCACGCCGCCGCACACTCCGTTTCACGATGGCCAGCGACATGACAGATTGGCCAAAAGCATACCGCATCAGCACAATGAGGGGCAGGTGGGGGACGCGGCGCCGAAACTGCTTGACCAGATACCCGAAGTGACTTGCGAAGTCCGCGCGAGGATTCCCACCACCACGGGGCAGGAGATGTTTCTGCACCTCTATCACAACAATGTCGACAACAAGGAGCACATGGCCATCGTCTTCGGTCCCCACATTCGCAGCCGCAGCCTGGACGCCCCCAGGCCCGGCGAAACGGAACGGGACCGCATGATCAGAGGCGCGTACACTGGCACATTGTTTCCCGGTCGCACACACAGCAGACTCGAGCAAATACGCAAAGACGCCGGTGTGGCTCCCTTGGCACCCGGTGCACAGCCCAATGGCTCTCCGACTCCCCCGTCTGAGTCTGCGGAGCAAGCATCCTCAGATACAGATCCCTGGAGCTACTCCTCATACCCGCCAAACCTTGGCCCGCCACTAGTGCGAATTCATTCCGAATGCTACACGGGTGAGACCGTGTGGTCTGCACGCTGTGACTGCGGTGAGCAGCTGGACGAAGCAGCCCGACTGATGTCGTTGCCCGCTCCTTCGGGATCGAGTACACCCGTTGATGAAAAGCATCCGGAGCGTCTACCGTCTTCTGGAGGCGTAATAGTGTATCTGCggcaagaaggacgaggcATTGGGTTGCTGGCCAAGCTGCAGGCTTACAACTTACAAGATTTGGGACATGACACAATGGAAGCGAATATTCTCTTGCGACATCCCGGCGATGCGCGATCGTACGGCCTTGCAACAGCGATCCTGTTGGACCTAGGACTAGGCGGCGAGCGAGGCATTCGGCTGTTGACAAACAATCCTGAAAAGATCCGAGCTGTTGAAGGGCCGAACAGAGAGGTACGAGTGGTGGAACGAGTGCCTATGATACCAATCGCGTGGAAAACCGGTGGAAAAGAGGGCATCAAAAGCCCTGAAGTGGAGAAGTACATTTCGACCAAAATCGAGAAATTTAAGCACATGTTCTCCAGCTGA